One segment of Magnetospirillum sp. 15-1 DNA contains the following:
- a CDS encoding protein-glutamate O-methyltransferase — translation MRPEDFDFVAKLLKDRSGLVITRDKAYLLESRLTPVARKRGLKGLEDLVSGLRTAGEDLLREVTEAMTTNESFFFRDIKPFDQFKSVVLPHLLATRAAKKSFRIWSAASSSGQEAYTLAMVLKEEGARLAGWKIEIVGTDISTEMLEKAKAGLYSQFEVQRGLPIQLLVKYFKKTAEMWQIDPAIRGMVQYREYNLLHDLKPLGQFDVVFCRNVLIYFDQPTKTRVLDNMSRVMPDDGFLYLGGAETVLGISDKFKPIPDQRGIYSTTRAPAGIGTTK, via the coding sequence ATGCGGCCCGAAGATTTCGATTTCGTCGCCAAGTTGCTGAAGGACCGTTCCGGTCTGGTCATCACCCGCGACAAGGCCTACCTCCTGGAGAGCCGGCTCACCCCGGTGGCGCGCAAGCGCGGTCTCAAGGGGTTGGAGGACCTTGTCTCGGGCTTGCGGACCGCCGGAGAGGACCTGCTGCGTGAAGTCACCGAAGCCATGACGACCAACGAGTCGTTCTTCTTCCGCGACATCAAACCGTTCGATCAGTTCAAGAGCGTCGTTCTGCCCCATCTGCTGGCCACCCGAGCCGCCAAGAAGTCGTTCCGCATCTGGTCGGCCGCTTCCAGCTCGGGCCAGGAGGCCTACACCCTGGCCATGGTGCTGAAGGAAGAGGGCGCCAGGCTGGCCGGCTGGAAGATCGAGATCGTCGGCACCGACATCTCCACCGAGATGCTGGAAAAGGCCAAGGCCGGCCTCTACTCCCAGTTCGAGGTGCAACGCGGCCTGCCCATCCAACTGCTGGTCAAGTACTTCAAGAAGACCGCCGAGATGTGGCAGATCGACCCGGCCATCCGGGGCATGGTCCAGTACCGCGAGTACAACCTGCTGCACGATCTGAAGCCGCTCGGTCAGTTCGACGTGGTGTTCTGCCGCAACGTGCTGATCTATTTCGATCAGCCGACCAAGACCCGCGTGCTGGACAACATGAGCCGGGTGATGCCCGACGACGGCTTCCTCTATCTGGGCGGTGCCGAGACGGTGTTGGGCATCTCGGACAAGTTCAAGCCCATCCCCGACCAGCGCGGCATCTATTCGACCACCCGCGCTCCGGCCGGCATCGGCACCACCAAGTAG